The Rattus rattus isolate New Zealand chromosome 1, Rrattus_CSIRO_v1, whole genome shotgun sequence genome includes a region encoding these proteins:
- the LOC116906906 gene encoding cytochrome P450 4F1, protein MSQLSLSWLGLGPEVAFPWQTLLLLGASWILARILTQIYAAYRNFRRLRGFPQPPKRNWLMGHVGMVTPTEQGLKELTRLVGTYPQGFLMWIGPMVPVITLCHSDIVRSILNASAAVALKDVIFYSILKPWLGDGLLLSAGDKWSRHRRMLTPAFHFNILKPYVKIFNDSTNIMHAKWKRLISEGSSRLDMFEHVSLMTLDSLQKCVFSFDSNCQEKSSEYIAAILELSALVAKRHQQPLLFMDLLYNLTPDGMRFRKACNLVHEFTDAVIRERRHTLPDQGLDEFLKSKAKSKTLDFIDVLLLTKDEDGKELSDEDIRAEADTFMFEGHDTTASGLSWILYNLAKHPEYQERCRQEVQELLRDRDPEEIEWDDLAQLPFLTMCIKESLRLHPPVTVISRCCTQDILLPDGRTIPKGIICLISIFGIHHNPSVWPDPEVYNPFRFDPENIKDSSPLAFIPFSAGPRNCIGQTFAMSEMKVALALTLLRFRLLPDDKEPRRQPELILRAEGGLWLRVEPLSAGAQ, encoded by the exons ATGTCACAGCTGAGCCTCTCCTGGCTGGGACTGGGGCCTGAGGTGGCCTTCCCATGGCAGACCCTGCTACTGCTTGGGGCCTCCTGGATCCTGGCCCGAATTCTGACCCAGATCTACGCTGCCTATAGGAACTTTCGTCGCCTCCGTGGCTTCCCTCAGCCCCCCAAACGGAACTGGCTTATGGGTCATGTGGGCATG GTCACTCCTACAGAGCAGGGCTTGAAGGAATTGACTCGGTTGGTGGGTACCTACCCCCAAGGCTTTTTGATGTGGATTGGGCCAATGGTCCCCGTTATTACTCTGTGCCACTCTGACATCGTCCGATCTATCCTCAATGCCTCAG CTGCCGTTGCGCTCAAGGATGTGATATTCTACAGCATCCTCAAGCCTTGGCTGG GGGATGGGCTCCTGTTGAGTGCTGGTGACAAGTGGAGCCGCCACCGCCGCATGCTGACACCTGCCTTCCACTTCAACATCCTGAAACCCTATGTGAAGATTTTCAACGACAGCACCAACATCATGCAT GCCAAGTGGAAACGGTTGATTTCAGAAGGCAGTTCCCGTCTGGACATGTTTGAGCACGTCAGCCTCATGACTCTGGACAGTCTGCAGAAATGTGTCTTCAGCTTTGACAGCAACTGCCAGGA GAAGTCCAGTGAATATATTGCTGCCATCCTGGAGCTCAGTGCCCTAGTGGCCAAAAGGCACCAGCAGCCTTTGCTGTTCATGGACCTGCTGTACAATCTCACCCCTGATGGGATGCGCTTCCGTAAGGCCTGCAACCTGGTGCATGAATTCACGGATGCCGTCATCCGGGAGCGGCGCCACACCCTCCCAGATCAGGGTTTGGATGAGTTTCTCAAGTCTAAGGCCAAGTCCAAGACGTTGGATTTCATTGATGTGCTGCTGCTGACCAAG GATGAAGATGGAAAGGAGCTGTCAGATGAGGACATCAGAGCGGAGGCCGACACCTTCATGTTTGAGG GCCATGACACCACAGCCAGTGGCCTCTCCTGGATTCTATACAACCTGGCGAAGCACCCAGAATACCAGGAGCGCTGCCGGCAGGAAGTTCAGGAGCTTCTGAGGGACCGAGATCCTGAGGAGATTGAATG GGACGACCTGGCCCAGCTGCCCTTCCTGACCATGTGCATCAAGGAGAGTCTGCGGCTGCACCCCCCAGTCACGGTCATCTCCCGATGCTGCACCCAGGACATTCTGCTCCCAGATGGCCGGACCATCCCCAAAG GTATCATCTGCCTCATCAGTATCTTTGGAATTCATCACAACCCGTCTGTGTGGCCGGACCCTGAG GTCTACAACCCCTTCCGCTTTGACCCTGAAAACATCAAAGACAGCTCACCTCTGGCATTTATTCCCTTCTCGGCGGGGCCCAG GAACTGCATAGGTCAGACTTTCGCCATGAGCGAGATGAAGGTGGCACTGGCACTAACACTGCTGCGCTTCCGACTCCTACCGGACGACAAGGAACCGCGCAGGCAGCCAGAGCTGATCCTGCGCGCCGAGGGCGGGCTGTGGCTGCGGGTGGAGCCGCTGAGCGCGGGCGCACAGTGA